The Melospiza georgiana isolate bMelGeo1 chromosome 1, bMelGeo1.pri, whole genome shotgun sequence genome contains the following window.
CAAATTAGTTGTTAATGAACTTAAGGCAAGTTCATTAAATATGGAACCACTGTAGGGTTGTAGGTGTTTTATGTCTCCATGTATTTGACACTGTCAGTAGCACTTTGATTATGGCTTTTATTAGCAGTGTGTGAAACTTAACAGACCAGCATTGTTTTGTTAttccctttttaatttttacttgaCCCTGAAGGCACCAACTTAACCTTTGAGCATTTTGGTAGTGCTTTATTCATGTTCAAACTCTCACGTGACTGAACTACCTGAAGTTACTCTGAAGATTTTTGCTCCTTTTTGTTTGGAGTGATTGGATAGTCACTGTAAAAACGTTATGGCAAGGCTTGTTTTGCTGGAAGTTAATCTACATTCCTGTTCTGTTCAAGTCCTCATGTGGATGGATCTCTGTAACTTGGAGCTTGTCCTTGGATCATCTTTTGATTATACTGTTGATGTTTCCAGTAgtcagtgcagagctgtgcagtgtgGTGTCTGTCTTTGCAAGTTCATCAGGTTTAGCTATCTTGATTATTTATGGAAAGCTTATCCCAGTAGTTCATAAAACTTCCACAGTTTGAGTAATTTAACCAAAATAGTTTTGTCCCATGGTCattcaaggatttttttgtttttggtagCTGGTTTTAGGGAATAAATCTTGGAAAATTGCATTGTGGTTACCATAGAACTAGCTGGTTTTCAGTTACCATgcagaaatatataatatttctaTGTTATATCCCTTGTGTATTACATATAAAATTTTATAGCACTGCCTGAGTCTTGGAAGTCCagggttttttatttgaaaagatTAGCTAGTTTCCTGGTAACACTTCAAATTAAATTAGTTGTTATTTAAATTTGACTTTTTGTCCATCAAGAGTTGTGAATCAAAAAGCCAGACCTCTTCTCGTAACAGTCCTACGTCACTTCATGGAAGTGCTGTGTGGCTCAGTGACTGGGAGTTGTTTGAGAAAGGGTGGTACAGATCCTCACAAAGGCAGTGTTTCAGCTGTGCAGCTTGGCTGCCAAGCACCACTTGAAAGAGCCATTCTGTTTAAGAGCAGTGTGGGAGGTTTGAAATACTCAAATGGGATTTGCCTGTAGGATTAGAGACTGCGAATTCAAAGATGACCAGCTGGTTCCAGTGCCTCGCAGTGGGGCTCTTGTAGAGTGATGAAGAGACTAGGTATTTCTAGAATGAGCTGAAGGGATGGAAAATCATGGGATGGATAAAGCCTCCATACAAGAAAGGAAGTTGCGAAAAATGTAGTTCTGTGGGTTACAGCAGAGTGACATGTACAACAGCACTGTTTCATCTCTCTTTCAGAAAGAAGTATTTCAGATTAGTATATAAGTAGGGTGACACTTAACCatactttgttctttttcttcaggAAGAAGATGCCAGTGCTTGTTTGGGgtaaaaaacccacacaaaagaACCCCCGTAACCAAACAAAAGCCCacacaaacaaaccccacaggTCACCTTTCTTGAGGTGacagaaaaaggcatttttaccTTCTTGAGGTGTAAGGGATGCTTTCAGAATGTTGAAGTAGGGAATATCAATTGCTACCTACAGAGACCATCTAGAAACAACTTCAGCCTTTACTTGGCATGTGCATTTAGCTCACCTCTagtttttttcttagttttgtttttaaagtgaTGAATTGTTTTTCTTAGAAATTGAGGAAATTGCTTAAGTGTTACTTACAGATTTCTTACGAAAAATGTGCCTGcttcataattttttaaacaaacaggTCATTCAGTTCATTTGTGAGTTAACTTGCTACTTGAAAAACTAGGTACAGAAGAGCAGTAGGAGAGCAAATGCAAACTCTTTAGTGCTTTGCTCCAGACAAGGGGAAGTCCCAGTATATTTATACAATTTTGGGCCTGAtactccttttttcccctatgAAATCTTAACATAAACTTGTTTTCCCAATATTGTAGATCACACTTTATTGTCCTTGTTGAGCACCTAGccaaaagacaaaatatttctggaagATAGCTGTGCATCTGAGAGTGACTGGACTTGTGTTAATATCCACTGTTTTCTGTGAAAGTATTGGCAGTCTTGGAGTACTGGGCATTGAAGGCAAAAGACAAGTTGGGAGACTTATTTTTGTTACTGCAGAAACCATGAAGTGAATTCTTTTAGTTTCACAAAGGAATTTCATAAATTGTCTCTCACAGGAAGTAGAAACAGACTGAGCACATGAAGAACagtagaatttattttatttcatggcTCTATTTTACTGTTGTTGAAGAAGAAGAATACCTTTTCTGGAATACATTGATTTTAAATCCTTTTGTGTTCAAACTTTGCCAAGGTTTATGTAGATGTCAGTGTatgtgaaaaattaaataactgaaataataaattatagaggaattaattaaaaatgaaataactgaattaataaattttaaaaagtaactgAACATGTATAAAATTCCTGAGCTAAAATCAGAATCACCATGGCAAGGAGCAGCACTTAACAGCAGGTCTGAAGTGAGTTCCATAAAAATGTGATCCAAACTTCATATACATACtctcttgctttcatttcagcacTTGCAGTTAGATGGTTGAGTTAGGATAGGAGCTCTAACAGAGTGGTTCTAAAGCAGCTGTATGATTTTGGAATCCCCCTTTTTGAGTTAAAAAAGATAGAAAATGTCCAGCAGAAGTCCTGCTGGACATCCTGCTATATGGGTTTTATAGCCTTTTCCAGGAAGGAAcgcttcctgctgctctcagtaATGTGGTTAGTGTACAGGAGATGTAATACCTCTTGGCATTACAGCTTGCTTGAAGCAAGAGTGCAGAGTGTGCACAATGCTGACATGGGTTATTTCAGTCATGTTAATTCTAGCTGTCTAGTAACTGCTGTCAGACATTGAACTGCATTATTGGGAGTAGGACATTTGGGAGTAAATAGTAAAGCAAACCAAACATAATATTGGAAGtttgagaagaagaagaaggaaaaaaagaaataacccACATGTGGTAATAATTGCAACGGAGAAAATTACCAACTCAGATGAAACTGCTTCAGCGTGCACTGTTGGTTGTCATCCAGCTTGAAGCAAGTTACTGGGTTGTTTGTCTTAATGGGAGGTTTAAAATAGACAAGAGCTGTTGATTGAGCTTGGGAGAGTGTGCACTAACTGAGCCAAAGAGGAATCCTTCCTAGTTCTagtgtttatttgttttcccttctaGAGTGGTGAGTCCAGGATGATCTCTCATTTTCATTATACTACGTGGCCAGACTTTGGAGTTCCTGAATCCCCAGCTTCATTCCTGAACTTCCTGTTTAAAGTCAGAGAATCTGGTTCACTGAGCCCCGAGCACGGACCTGCAGTCGTTCACTGCAGTGCGGGAATAGGACGTTCCGGCACGTTTTCATTAGTAGATTCTTGTCTTGTTCTGGTAAGTGTTTGCATTCTCTCTGTCACCCCTTCCTTTGTCCTGACACCCTGCCAACCTTCCCAATATGGGCTTTCTGGTCAGAAGGCTATAAAAACATTGAAGTTAATGACATTCCAGTGGAATCTTAAATTAAGAcattatgcttttttttttcctcacctaTTTTGATGGCAAAACCACAGCTCTTGAAATTTACAAATTCCTTTTGAAGTACCCCAGGACAATTATATATTCTCAAAGCTTCCTGGAAAGTAAATTGTAaacattcttttccttttacgTAAGATGTGCTTAGAAAAGGTTGAGGATTGGTTGTATTTTCCATATGAAAAAAGCTTGTGAATATATATTGAGATGATTAAATCTGTAAGTCTTTTTCTCCAGGGCCTTTTTTAAGCATACAGAAAATTGTTATTGTTATCTGAACTAGGATGAGAACTCAGGCATGCTCCTAATTCTGAATTTCCCCTGCTGTGCAGCCCTCTGGGTAATGGGGCTTGGCAGCCAGTTCAGTGCCACAGGGATGTATAGATTGTTTGCTTATAGTGAACTGCATCATCTATAATTCCTCATGACATGAGTGAACCAtgaatgttaaaaaatattttaaataaatcaaaaatttTATTGGACTTGAAAGTCCAGGCACAGAGTTTTCTCTTTGTGCTCGGTTATAGTGGTAAGGACAGGTTTAACTGAAGTAGAATTTCAATTGAATTGCAAGAGACACATTTTCTGGTGTGATTAGATCCTCTCAActtactttttttgttgtttgttttttttttacttcaatttttctttggttttatgCATTTTGAAAAGCACAGAGGTATGTTTTGATGGAAATGTACTTCAGAAACAACCTGTGAATGTAATGTGGGGACAAACGTGTTCATTGCTTGGGTTTGGGGTTCTGCTTTACATAAAGAAACTTCTGCCATAATCAGTCAATCTGAATTCTGTTCTATTCAGAAGCAGTAGGAAATATTACTTTACAGCTCTGATTCTTGTCCTATTTCAAAGTCCAAATACAATAAAATTGAGCATATCTATATGTCTTAGTTTTTAGACTCAGTGTTAGGGTacaatttatttgtttaataCACTATCCTTGATTTGTTCATAATAAGTTTTCATTAGATGGTTtgcatttttccttcaaaaacaaattagaaataatttgaaatgttAGTCTCCCTTATAACTAATAGAAGCATAATATGGACAAATTAGATTTCAGATTGAATTTAATGATTAATTTTtacttgtaattatttttatataccATTGACACTTTCAATGTAACTTGCTTTACAGATGGAGAAAAAAGACCCATTTTCTGTCGATATTAAGAAGGTATTACTGGATATGAGAAAATATCGAATGGGACTTATTCAGACTCCTGATCAACTAAGGTTTTCATATATGGCTGTAATAGAAGGAGCAAAATTTATAATGGGGGATTCAACTATACAGGTAAATATTTAGCTCCATGTATTTGAACAGCAGATTGCAACAGTAGTTAAAAATAAGCtccagattattttaaaatatgtaatttaaTGAGATCTAAATGATTAACCTTTTTCAGTAGATGCCTAGGAGGTATCAAAGGATATCTGTTCAGTGCCTTCTATCAAACTAAACTTTTGACCCTGTGTATACATCCCCTCTTAGAtataatatgaaaataatttgtctgTCCAAAcgtgtaaagaaaaaaaatggttcaGTTGATATTTTCATTACCAAAAAGGGAAGGTAATGCCCAGTGTCACTTTGAAGATAGCAAGGATCTATTTTAGAATTTCTTTGCTATTTTCCTAGCAGATAAGTTGCCTGATGCTACAGATAATATTTATTTGTAAAGTTGCCTTGTTTCTTCATAGCCTTTAAAATTTGTGTTAGAGTTAGTACAATCTAGCCAAGTATAATGATTTTGGGTGCAAAGAGATTACCAAATCTCACTGTTTTATCAGTGCAGCTTGCAGACATAATGGCTTACAGTCTTAAGTGGCTGGCTTGGGTGGGAGGGAGAAATGGGAGGAGAGGCTTTGAAACACATTTAATTCTGCTTTCATATGCTAGGGCTCTTTTATTTTGTTGATTTCTTGAAATCATGAATAGGGCAGATAAGCTAAAacacatttcctttctttgtgGTATTGGTAGTGGTCTGATTCTTCCCTTTAACAAATGTTTCTTGACTTGCtgtgtaaataaataattttacacTACTGCTAATCAACACCTAGGTAGTGTGCTGGTGGTCTGGTACCTGTGCCAGATGTCTAAAAGACTTCATGATTCATTCTAATGGTAACAGCAGTTTAGTCTCTTCATTTTGTGGAAGCTGTTTCTGGTGGTATGAGGTATTGTGTCTagtaatatttttctgcttggctttttttaaaagccatGCTCCAAAGTGAGTAGCACTGGTTCCAATACTTACCCATCTAGATCACAGGATTTCTTACTTCTGGATACAAGGGAGCATTGTCAACTCAGAATACTGCTTGTCATGTTCAAGTGTGTTATTTATTCATAGTAAGAAAATGCCTAGGAAGGCACACTTCccatttgttctgtttttcttgttgtGATTGTTCAGATGATCTTCCTTAAATCAGTATTTCCTGCAGTGCAAGGCACTTGTCCTGATGCTTCTCGCTTTAGGCCTTGGCAATATGTGCAGAAAATCAATTGGCAGTGCtcaaaaaagcacatttctctttcaAGGTCAGCTAGGTCATTTTTATTCCATGAGGAATGGTTGACTCTTCAGTGTGTGAGAGGTGTTCCCTTCTCTCTGCTAGTGATGGAGAGGGCCTGAAGTTATTGAATGCCTCTCTTATTTAACATTAGCCAAATGTTCATCTCTGATGTCTCCTTGGATTTTGGAAGGCAGGAAACTGTGCAAACACAACTTTAGATTTTAATGGAGGACTCAGTTCATTGTTAAAACTCATTTTGCCAGCAGTCCATTTATAAGTAGCTGATTTTTTATATCACTTTGACTTTGATATTTAGTTTAGGCCAGCAGTCTTGAAATCATTCAATATACAGGAGTCTATTGCTTGGTTTGAGAAGATTCAATTTTCAGTTCATCTACTTTATCTTAGACTTCTAAAagtaactgattttttttcctacaaggTATTCTATGTCTCTGTAGGCACTGGCTGATTTGTGTGAGAAAAGTGATTGTTTTTTAGGGCTGattcttttccttcctgtgcACTTTCTAGCTTTCTTTTCTGCGTGAAATTTTGTTGTAGCAATTAGTTCTTCAGACTATTTATCATTAGAACAGAGATCTAGCAAAACAGGTTTACttccaatttcttttttattccatCTTATTTCAGATTATTTCTCAAAACAAGATGAATAACTGTTTTATGATGCTGCAGATCTCTGGGCTAATGGGCCACCAAGTGAAATAGTAGGCCATTACTCTGGCATAGATAACTGAGTTAAATTTTCCCAGTTCTCTCTTTTTAGGCAGTTCTTGTATACAAGGTCCTGCTGTATTTTGAAGCCATAAAAGGtaagagcacagcacaggcctGTAGCAAGTAGAGGGACATGGGAAGTGCAGGACAGTGCAGGATTTTATAAGACATAATGCTTCCTAGTTGTGGAGCTGCTTTGGACAGTACCAACCCTGAAGGTAGAGGCCTCATGCCTATGCAGTGGCACCATCCTGGAAAtatagaaaaaaggaaaattgataGTTGTTGGAGAAGACACATCTTGACCTAACTTTATTTCTTCATCTagcaaatttttttcttgatctGGTAGTTCCTTTAATCTACTTCTGTGACTGTTCTTTTGGAAGAAATCTTGGCAAGGGAGCCCTTTAATATTAGGAGAATGTTTGAAATGTGTTCTGCTTGTTTTCAGGAACGGTGGAAGGAGCTCTCTAAGGAGGACCAAGCACCAAGTTCTGAGCAGTCTCCTCCACGCCCAATCAAAATAACCACAGAGAAGTACAATGGGAACAGCATAGGCCTGGAGAACAATGATCAGATGGAGAAAATAAACCCTGACCTGTCCACTAATGTTCAAGATATCGTAGATGGGAACGTTGAAAAGTAGGCAAGATAATGAAACTTTAAAAGGCAGATACACTCTCTCAAAAGGCTGAATTATTAGGCTGCTTTGCTTATTGTAAAAACATTCAAGATTTTTCTGTAGTAGCAAGGGAGAACAGGTGGTATTTGACTGTCttatttaatgattttaaaaataccacCTCAATGATTCCTTGTGATTTGGTTTTATTATTCAGAAGTCGAGAGAAGAAAAGTTAATGTCTCTAACTGGAGCAGCTAGACCTCAcactttgaaagcattttcttaACAGATTGTCAGTGAACTCCACTGTGAAGTATGAATGAGGTCCTGAAATTGTCCAGTATTTCATactgatttttaaatgcaatgtTGACCTATGTTTCAAAAATTACATGGTTCCTCAGAAACACAAAGGTTTTATCACATACCACTTTCTGTGTCGTGGTCGAAATTGTATCTCTGGAGCCGTGTATTACCCTCTGTTCATGTTAAATctgcctgctgtgagcaggTTCCTGTGGTTTAGCTGTGTCAGGTGAATTTGCCTTTCCCTCAGGAGCACTGATGCCTCAGCTGGGAGGCATGGTGTCACTTGGGCCTTCCCACATGTGGGTTGCCACATGTTGATCCATAGCCACAGATCCAGAAACTGGGTCAGGGCTGTGCCAAGCTGAGCCATGTGGTGCCCAGAAGGAGGCAGGGTGTGTCCCAAAGGGCTGCAGCCTGAGATGAGACACAGCAGTTCAGTATAGATAGGCTGGAATTGCAAAATAACAGTTAATGCTGTTGTAATAACAGCTAATATAACAGCTGTTATAAAAACAGCTAAATAAATGCCCCCATGAGTTTCTTCCTGTGTCTTCAAGAGTGTTTTGAGAGGGAATGACAGCAATTCTGTAGTTGTTTGAAGGAGCCCCTCACAAGAAGGAGTGAGGCTATGGGGTTGTGTGTTAGAAGTCAATCGAAGTTGGGTTTTGTGTCAGTTATGCTGTCTTAGAGATTTCGAGGGCACTTTGGAGATATAAATTGCAAGGTTTTGCTAGAGATTTCGAGGGCACTTTGGAGATATAAATTGCAAAGTTTTGCTGCTAGTGTAGCACACAGAACTTGGTTTATGGTGTGTCCTGTATCAGGATCTGGTTTGCATCCTGAGATGAGTACCATTAATCCTGCATGCAGCTGTGAGTAGGGGTTGGAGTCATTGTATCATTGAGGCTGCTGTGAACTCTGCAGTGGAGGCACCCTTGTAAATACTGGGACACTTGCACGTGGTGCCTGGCACTGCATGTAAAGGCAGCCTCCACACAAAACATCTCAGCTACCAAATGGGGCCCAGACAGGGGTGGAAGACTCAGCTCAGATAACTTAACAAATTCTGTTCTCTGTGGAATTTGTAGATTAAGTACCGTGTACATCTTTACATCTGTCATTTACTTATTTGTGGGGCTTCGCTATCTGAAACTCTCTACAAGGTGGTTAAAACATAATAAAAGATTGCTTGGTTTGGATTTTATATACTGCTGCTGTATGCTGCTGCTGGGTTAACTATTTGGAGTGTTGGCAAGAGGTTCGTTTTAATATTATAATAgccttttttcctgttcttcagTGTAAGAgtcacctttttttctttttaagttctGTCCGAAAACGACTGCGGGAGGATAGAAGAGCGCAAACAGcacagaagctgcagcagatgAAACAGAAGCTAAATgagactgaaagaaaaagaaaaaggtggtTATACTGGAAACCTATTCTCACTAAGATGGGGTTTGGTACACTGTTTTTAGTTGGTGCTTATTTTTgctggaaaatgtattttcaaaaaCATTCCATGTAAGTGAACAGTAAGTGTGACTGCTACAACAGATTTTGCTGGAAGGTAATGAGTAGGGGTGTGACTTTAAGCATAAACTCCTTATTCCTGGAATGGGTACAGACTGTTACAGACAATAGAGAAGTGATGTAAACTTGATCTCATGTCGACATCTCAGGACTTTCCACTGCAGGTACTTAGAAAAATGAACCGCTGCCCCCCACAGAATTGATGGTTTTTGTTTAATATGAGCAGGTACAAACTTGCTGCAACTGTTTATACACTTTTTAAAACGGTGTTCTACCAGATCTTGAACAAATGCTGAACCATGGAGGTTTAGCTACTGAAGGCTGTCTGGATTTAAATTTACATGCCTGACATAAGCAATAAACAGTGTTGTATCATTTACATTATTAATGCAAAGAAGTTATCCTTAAATATGTGTAATGTGTAATGTACTAGTGACATGAACATAAACATTTTATATTCTTACAACCTaggataaatatattttataattgcATATTTAATCTTTTTGTAGTTCACTGTACTTTTAAAAGCTCAGTTTGTACAAATTTCTgaccaaaataatttcattttgaaactAAATGTAATTATAATTTGTGCATGAAAAGAATAGTGCAACCATTCCCCACATTTGACTCTCCAGTTTGAAATGAGCAGCTAGGGGTCTGATGAAGCACTTGCCAATTTCTGCTCTGTTAATTTGCAttccttatttattttgtgtagttttcattatttaagacttggaattttttttaaggcttttgAGAACTTAGCCCTGACTGAAAGTCATACTGTTGATTAATGTATTCAGACTTCAGCTACTGTTTGAAGGCCAACATTGTTCAAGTTCTGACATTCCATTAAATGTAAAAcatgttttgtgtgtttgtagATTTTAATTGCTAGAACAAATTAATTCACCAGTAATAGTTGTAGGAAACACATCGAAGGAAACTGTAGTTGAACTTCCAAGGGTGGCTTTAATAGAAATGTTGGCAGTGTTCTGCCATACCCGGCGTTTTCAGCTGTATGAGCCACTTTAGTAGCTTCACAAAGTCTAGAACTGCTTTTCAGGTTCCTCAGCACTGTATTAGACATGCTAGTAAAACACATTTAGGACTAATATTTTGGGAGTATCTGTGCTACACCCCCTTAAAAATTATTGAGCACTCCCTTTCCATTACTTGAGTAGTAACACTTCCTAAATAGTAATTCAACACAAACCACTTTCTGCCCTTTAAATTACCTTTGAATACAGAGATGGTATATGGCTGAATGTAGCTTGTTGTTCAAGCTAGGATCTAGTAATTTGTAGGATTGGATTGTTCTTTGAAACgggaattttatttattcaagCATTGCCTTGTTGGGTAACTTCAGAGAAGttatgttttcttcttcttttttctaaGCTTGGTTGTTTTCTGTTGGGTGTGGGGTCCCGGGGACTTTCTTCCACCCCCCTCCCCCATTTTGTAAAGCACTTGGATTTACTGCTGAAAAATACTCAAAAGACCTGGATGATT
Protein-coding sequences here:
- the PTPN2 gene encoding tyrosine-protein phosphatase non-receptor type 2 isoform X1; this encodes MSAAIEQEFQEIDATNDWQARYLEIRHKSSDYPHRVAKYPENRNRNRYRDVSPYDHSRVKLQNTENDYINASLVVIEEAQRYYILTQGPLPNTCCHFWLMVWQQQTKAVVMLNRIVEKESVKCAQYWPTKKDDVMTFNETGFRVRLVSEDVKSYYTVHLLQLENINSGESRMISHFHYTTWPDFGVPESPASFLNFLFKVRESGSLSPEHGPAVVHCSAGIGRSGTFSLVDSCLVLMEKKDPFSVDIKKVLLDMRKYRMGLIQTPDQLRFSYMAVIEGAKFIMGDSTIQERWKELSKEDQAPSSEQSPPRPIKITTEKYNGNSIGLENNDQMEKINPDLSTNVQDIVDGNVENSVRKRLREDRRAQTAQKLQQMKQKLNETERKRKRWLYWKPILTKMGFGTLFLVGAYFCWKMYFQKHSM
- the PTPN2 gene encoding tyrosine-protein phosphatase non-receptor type 2 isoform X2 codes for the protein MSAAIEQEFQEIDATNDWQARYLEIRHKSSDYPHRVAKYPENRNRNRYRDVSPYDHSRVKLQNTENDYINASLVVIEEAQRYYILTQGPLPNTCCHFWLMVWQQQTKAVVMLNRIVEKESVKCAQYWPTKKDDVMTFNETGFRVRLVSEDVKSYYTVHLLQLENINSGESRMISHFHYTTWPDFGVPESPASFLNFLFKVRESGSLSPEHGPAVVHCSAGIGRSGTFSLVDSCLVLMEKKDPFSVDIKKVLLDMRKYRMGLIQTPDQLRFSYMAVIEGAKFIMGDSTIQERWKELSKEDQAPSSEQSPPRPIKITTEKYNGNSIGLENNDQMEKINPDLSTNVQDIVDGNVENSVRKRLREDRRAQTAQKLQQMKQKLNETERKRKRPRLTDT